A region of Ramlibacter agri DNA encodes the following proteins:
- a CDS encoding response regulator produces the protein MNILVVDDHPLYRIGVVATLQDTGQDVQVIECPVVDAALARLDAGLHADLMILDLQMPGYSGLDSLTEVRKRRPEVPVLVLSANDDPAVVRDCIDLGAFGFVPKSAPSEQFHAALSLVLSGGVYLPPTSLSVAAPATKAQQDAWAKLGARLTDRQRQVLIGIVQGKPNKVIARDLGLSDTTVKSHVAHILDALVVSNRTEAVYALARAGLSLRDLETAPPPVH, from the coding sequence ATGAACATCCTAGTCGTCGACGACCATCCCCTGTACCGAATCGGCGTGGTCGCCACGCTGCAGGACACCGGCCAGGACGTGCAGGTGATCGAATGCCCCGTGGTCGATGCGGCGCTGGCCCGGCTCGACGCCGGGCTCCATGCCGACCTGATGATCCTGGACCTGCAGATGCCCGGTTACAGCGGCCTCGATTCCCTGACCGAAGTCCGCAAGCGCCGGCCCGAAGTGCCGGTGCTCGTGCTGTCCGCCAACGACGATCCCGCCGTGGTCCGCGACTGCATCGACCTCGGCGCCTTCGGCTTCGTGCCCAAGTCCGCGCCCAGCGAGCAGTTCCATGCCGCCCTGTCCCTGGTGCTGTCCGGCGGCGTCTACCTGCCCCCCACCAGCCTCAGCGTTGCCGCGCCGGCCACCAAGGCGCAGCAGGACGCCTGGGCCAAGCTGGGCGCCCGCCTCACGGACCGCCAGCGCCAGGTGCTGATCGGCATCGTGCAGGGCAAGCCGAACAAGGTGATCGCGCGCGACCTGGGCCTGTCGGACACGACGGTCAAGTCGCACGTGGCGCACATCCTCGATGCGCTGGTGGTGTCGAACCGCACTGAAGCCGTGTACGCGCTGGCGCGCGCCGGGCTGAGCCTGCGCGATCTCGAGACCGCGCCGCCCCCGGTGCACTAA
- the rodA gene encoding rod shape-determining protein RodA produces the protein MAAVFDKPTIRQRLAPMLQGFDGPLAFAVFLLACAGLLTMYSSGYANGARFYDHARNMLLAGSIMFVVAQIPPQRLLSFAVPLYLFGVALLVAVAVFGITKKGAKRWINLGVVIQPSEIMKIGMPLMLAWWFQKREGQLRPLDFLVAGVLLAIPVGLIMKQPDLGTALLVLAAGMAVIFFAGLPWKLVIPPVVLGLVAVGLIVGFESQLCADGVRWPVLHDYQQQRICTLLDPTKDPLGKGFHIIQGMIAIGSGGLLGKGFMQGTQTHLDFIPERTTDFVFAAYSEEFGLAGNLFLIVAFLFLVLRGLAIALEASTLFSRLLAGAVTMIFFTYAFVNMGMVSGILPVVGVPLPFISYGGTAMVTLGMGLGILMSIAKSKRLVQS, from the coding sequence ATGGCCGCCGTGTTCGACAAACCTACCATCCGCCAGCGCCTGGCTCCCATGCTCCAGGGCTTCGACGGCCCGCTTGCCTTCGCCGTCTTCCTGCTGGCCTGCGCCGGGCTGCTCACCATGTATTCCTCCGGGTATGCCAACGGCGCCCGCTTCTATGACCACGCCCGCAACATGCTGCTGGCGGGCTCGATCATGTTCGTGGTGGCGCAGATTCCGCCGCAACGCCTGCTGAGCTTCGCGGTTCCGCTCTACCTGTTCGGCGTGGCGCTGCTGGTGGCGGTGGCCGTGTTCGGCATCACCAAGAAGGGCGCCAAGCGCTGGATCAACCTGGGCGTCGTGATCCAGCCCAGCGAGATCATGAAGATCGGCATGCCCCTGATGCTGGCCTGGTGGTTCCAGAAGCGCGAAGGACAACTGAGGCCTTTGGACTTCCTGGTGGCCGGCGTGCTGCTGGCCATCCCGGTGGGCCTGATCATGAAGCAGCCGGACCTGGGCACCGCGCTGCTGGTGCTGGCGGCCGGCATGGCCGTGATCTTCTTTGCCGGCCTGCCCTGGAAGCTGGTGATCCCACCGGTGGTGCTGGGCCTGGTCGCCGTGGGCCTGATCGTCGGCTTCGAGTCGCAGCTGTGCGCCGACGGCGTGCGCTGGCCGGTGCTGCACGACTACCAGCAGCAGCGCATCTGCACCTTGCTGGACCCGACCAAGGACCCGCTGGGCAAGGGCTTCCACATCATCCAGGGCATGATCGCCATCGGCTCCGGCGGCCTGCTGGGCAAGGGCTTCATGCAGGGCACGCAGACCCACCTGGACTTCATTCCCGAGCGCACCACCGACTTCGTCTTCGCCGCCTATTCGGAGGAGTTCGGCCTGGCCGGCAACCTGTTCCTGATCGTTGCCTTCCTGTTCCTGGTGCTGCGGGGGCTGGCCATCGCGCTGGAAGCCTCGACCCTGTTCTCCCGATTATTGGCAGGCGCGGTGACCATGATCTTCTTCACCTATGCATTCGTGAACATGGGCATGGTGAGCGGCATCCTGCCGGTGGTGGGGGTGCCGCTGCCCTTCATCAGTTACGGCGGCACGGCGATGGTAACCCTCGGCATGGGCCTGGGCATCCTGATGTCGATCGCCAAGTCGAAGCGCCTGGTGCAGAGCTAG
- a CDS encoding NAD(P)-dependent oxidoreductase, with product MQRVGIVGVGNMGGAMAARLLELGFAVQACDLLAEPVQALVAQGARAAADPAAAAHDASALIVCVVDAAQVEQVLFGERGAAAALPAGAAVLLCPTIAPQDVERSADRLQALGLVPIDAPMSGGPVRARDGSMSLMVACADAAFEQQRGLIESLSRKVFRVGTRPGDGARTKLVNNLLAGINLAGAAEALALAQRLGLDLARTLDVIEQSSGQSWIASDRLRRAIAGDYAPRAHVSLLQKDTGLALQAASAAGFEGPLGPAAHEVFERAAAAGYAGLDDAALFKLLSGR from the coding sequence ATGCAGCGGGTCGGCATCGTCGGTGTCGGCAACATGGGCGGGGCGATGGCGGCCCGCCTGCTGGAGCTGGGCTTCGCGGTGCAGGCCTGTGACCTCCTGGCCGAGCCCGTGCAGGCGCTGGTCGCGCAGGGCGCGCGGGCGGCGGCCGATCCCGCCGCCGCGGCGCACGATGCTTCGGCCCTGATCGTGTGCGTCGTCGATGCGGCGCAGGTCGAACAGGTCTTGTTCGGCGAGCGCGGCGCCGCGGCGGCGTTGCCGGCCGGCGCAGCGGTGCTGCTGTGCCCCACCATCGCGCCGCAGGACGTCGAGCGCTCGGCCGATCGCCTGCAGGCCCTGGGCCTCGTGCCCATCGACGCGCCGATGTCCGGTGGCCCGGTCCGCGCCCGCGACGGCAGCATGAGCCTGATGGTCGCCTGCGCCGACGCCGCTTTCGAGCAGCAGCGCGGCTTGATCGAAAGCCTCAGCCGCAAGGTGTTCCGCGTCGGCACGCGGCCCGGCGACGGCGCGCGGACCAAGCTGGTCAACAACCTGCTCGCCGGCATCAACCTGGCGGGCGCCGCCGAGGCGCTGGCGCTTGCGCAGCGGCTGGGCCTGGACCTCGCGCGCACGCTCGACGTGATCGAGCAATCGAGCGGCCAGAGCTGGATCGCCTCCGACCGCCTGCGCCGCGCCATCGCCGGCGACTACGCGCCGCGCGCCCACGTGAGCCTGCTGCAGAAGGACACCGGCCTGGCCCTGCAGGCCGCGTCCGCCGCCGGTTTCGAGGGACCACTGGGTCCGGCGGCGCACGAAGTGTTCGAGCGCGCGGCGGCGGCCGGCTACGCAGGGCTGGACGACGCGGCCCTGTTCAAGCTACTTTCGGGCCGATGA